In one Shewanella loihica PV-4 genomic region, the following are encoded:
- the tamB gene encoding autotransporter assembly complex protein TamB — protein MIERPDGIDQGQMTQEQPLSAQGGEAPPRSLLYRLLCWLRNLVRVLLYLPLALLILLAILIGTPFGSRIAVNLADLLVPDLSLSYGGGTLNGQLQLEHAKWQMTGIEVETEGLSLNWRPLCLLQRQVCVDSLGADAVRVDIDTDLLTASSPDAALKEKAAIDETSEHGPLTLPIGIILNQSDLNQIRVRVNEMQFNAEQLAAKASWLETGLRVNRLDSSGLLVSIPLGQSEDGTQPIQAKNDRQDAQASWPLSQLPEVEIPMPIFVDGAHLVDSELRLGERIDKFAAIDLAGSYLGYKITVDSLAFSHDYGKARLDGEMSLTQDYPMALHLEAEFNANKISELPELKNQRLNAEINGGFSALAVKLKGEGHLELDLDAKGNLSTPAMPYEMTLSSRHLMWPLAQAQYEAKALTLESSGSLASQSLKLTGELKTPYHPWLSLNTQLTHQDQNVEVAALSVDSEMGKLDLKGKLGYGEAISWQLEADTQDLDLAQLDVMPDKPLPETQISGSLHSQGRFSDKQWSVGISQADLQGQVDQYPLRLQGDISLNDKFQLNAEHLQLDALESQLTLSGRVDDAWALDGQLSVPALSLWDPSASGAIKAVINVSGDDEHPEVAINADTIEFKYADITVDKAKLIAFYRPQDAHQFALSLKSSGIKGQGMALSDLTLGFKGDIAKQKLGLQTYGDLQLNTSIASTFDEKTQRFDAKIKRISLNSRLGAMALDEPFDLYWDNKHAKGEISPFCWRHDAASLCLTDTAELGDKGDTRLQFAGDLGALLAPVLPENLKWRGPTQLDGELQWAKGAKPTGQLTLAMAPGQFDLTTTKRHIEAQYHYLNLTARLDELQLAIDTQLESERFAKIDSQLTISTDPEHRLSGKIDLKDIDLHALADFTPQLEVLDGKVSSAIILGGTLNEPDLSGTVDLNDGQLAAAANPTLLDNIKLKLTLLGQTGQVKGQWTMGDGKAKVDGVIGWQEGLKGDLNFSGDKLAIIQPPLAILDVSPDLDISFSDKHLDIRGKLDVPSGHIKIVQLPEGGVAESSDVVFNDSLASQAQVKDPIAVTSQIAVKVGDKLTIDGMGLRGMLVGTLELRQAAFKPPLLYGDIKVVNGNYKFMGQTLSIKAGEVQFIGPMAVPNLNIEAIREIKDEDVVAGVRITGTPLKPVVTLFSNPAKEQAEILSYIIKGTGLNNSSSDQNNALMMGAALTLGNQLGDNAFSNLGSSASGIIEKFGISNVQFDANDEGKVAISGFIGEDLMVKYGVGVFNPGYEMTVRYYLMSQLYLESVSGTISKTLDIYYNFDID, from the coding sequence ATGATAGAGCGGCCAGATGGAATCGACCAAGGGCAGATGACCCAGGAACAGCCGCTATCGGCGCAGGGCGGCGAAGCGCCGCCAAGATCTTTGCTATACCGCCTGCTCTGCTGGCTGCGTAACCTTGTTCGGGTGCTGCTCTATCTGCCACTGGCCCTGCTCATCCTGCTGGCCATCTTGATAGGCACCCCCTTTGGCAGTCGCATCGCGGTCAACCTCGCCGATCTCTTGGTGCCGGACTTAAGCCTGAGCTATGGCGGCGGTACCCTCAATGGTCAGCTGCAACTGGAACACGCTAAGTGGCAGATGACGGGCATAGAGGTCGAAACAGAGGGGCTTAGCCTCAACTGGCGCCCCCTGTGTCTGTTGCAGCGCCAGGTGTGTGTCGACTCGCTGGGCGCCGATGCGGTGCGGGTCGATATCGATACAGACCTGCTCACCGCATCATCGCCAGACGCTGCTCTCAAGGAGAAAGCTGCTATTGACGAAACAAGCGAGCATGGCCCGCTCACCCTGCCTATCGGCATCATACTCAACCAGAGCGACCTCAATCAGATTAGGGTGCGGGTCAATGAGATGCAGTTTAATGCCGAGCAGCTCGCGGCCAAGGCCAGCTGGTTAGAGACAGGCCTGAGGGTCAATCGGCTCGACAGCAGCGGACTATTGGTCTCGATTCCCCTTGGGCAGAGCGAAGATGGTACTCAGCCAATCCAGGCAAAAAATGACCGGCAAGACGCACAGGCGAGCTGGCCCTTGAGTCAGTTGCCCGAGGTTGAGATCCCCATGCCCATCTTCGTCGATGGCGCGCATCTGGTTGACAGCGAGCTCAGGCTCGGCGAGCGCATAGACAAATTTGCCGCTATCGATCTGGCCGGCAGTTACCTTGGCTATAAGATCACCGTCGATAGCCTGGCCTTCAGTCATGACTATGGTAAGGCGCGCCTCGATGGCGAGATGAGCCTGACTCAAGACTATCCCATGGCGCTGCATCTCGAGGCGGAGTTTAATGCCAACAAGATCAGCGAGCTGCCGGAACTCAAGAACCAGCGCCTGAACGCCGAGATCAACGGCGGTTTCTCGGCCCTTGCCGTCAAGCTTAAGGGCGAGGGTCACCTCGAGCTGGATCTCGACGCCAAAGGGAATCTGAGCACGCCTGCAATGCCCTACGAGATGACGCTTTCCAGCCGGCACCTGATGTGGCCACTTGCCCAGGCGCAATATGAGGCCAAGGCATTGACCCTTGAATCGAGCGGCAGCCTAGCGTCCCAAAGTCTCAAACTGACGGGTGAGCTTAAGACGCCTTATCATCCCTGGTTAAGCCTGAACACCCAGTTGACCCATCAAGACCAAAACGTCGAGGTGGCTGCGCTTTCCGTCGACAGCGAGATGGGCAAGTTGGATCTTAAGGGCAAGCTGGGTTACGGCGAGGCGATTAGCTGGCAGCTCGAGGCCGACACCCAAGACCTAGATCTTGCCCAGCTGGATGTGATGCCAGACAAGCCCCTGCCCGAAACTCAGATAAGCGGCAGCCTGCATAGTCAGGGACGCTTCAGCGACAAGCAGTGGTCAGTAGGCATCAGCCAGGCGGATCTCCAAGGCCAGGTGGATCAATATCCCCTGAGACTTCAGGGGGATATCTCCCTGAACGATAAGTTCCAGCTTAACGCCGAGCATCTGCAACTCGACGCCCTTGAGTCGCAGCTCACCCTCTCTGGACGGGTAGATGATGCCTGGGCGCTGGATGGCCAGCTGAGCGTGCCTGCCCTGAGCCTGTGGGATCCGAGCGCCAGCGGCGCCATCAAGGCGGTGATCAACGTCTCGGGCGATGACGAGCACCCGGAAGTGGCCATCAACGCCGACACCATAGAGTTTAAGTACGCCGATATCACGGTAGACAAGGCCAAGCTTATCGCCTTCTACCGCCCCCAGGATGCGCACCAATTTGCCCTGTCGCTAAAATCTTCGGGTATCAAGGGGCAAGGCATGGCGCTGAGCGACCTCACCTTGGGCTTCAAGGGGGATATCGCCAAACAGAAACTGGGCCTGCAGACCTATGGTGACCTGCAGCTAAACACCTCTATCGCCTCTACCTTCGACGAGAAAACCCAGCGCTTCGACGCCAAGATAAAGCGCATCAGCCTCAATTCTCGCCTCGGCGCCATGGCGCTGGATGAACCCTTCGACCTCTATTGGGATAACAAGCACGCCAAAGGCGAGATCTCCCCCTTCTGTTGGCGCCATGACGCCGCCAGCCTGTGCCTCACCGACACTGCCGAGCTTGGCGACAAGGGCGATACCCGATTGCAATTTGCCGGCGATCTCGGCGCCCTGCTGGCACCCGTGCTGCCGGAAAACCTCAAATGGAGGGGGCCGACTCAACTAGATGGCGAGCTGCAATGGGCCAAGGGCGCCAAGCCCACAGGTCAGCTGACACTGGCCATGGCGCCGGGACAGTTTGATCTCACCACCACCAAGCGTCATATCGAGGCCCAGTACCATTACCTCAACCTCACGGCTCGCCTGGATGAGCTGCAACTGGCCATCGACACTCAGCTGGAATCAGAGCGTTTCGCCAAGATAGACAGTCAGCTCACCATAAGTACCGACCCAGAGCACAGGCTGAGCGGTAAGATAGATCTTAAAGATATCGACCTGCATGCCCTGGCCGACTTTACGCCTCAGCTTGAGGTGCTCGACGGTAAGGTCTCAAGCGCCATCATCTTGGGGGGTACGCTGAATGAACCAGATCTCAGCGGCACGGTAGATCTCAACGACGGCCAACTGGCAGCGGCCGCCAACCCGACCCTGTTAGATAACATCAAGCTCAAACTCACCCTGCTGGGGCAGACGGGTCAGGTGAAGGGTCAGTGGACCATGGGCGATGGCAAGGCCAAGGTAGATGGTGTGATTGGCTGGCAAGAGGGCCTCAAGGGCGATCTTAATTTTAGCGGCGACAAGCTGGCCATCATTCAGCCGCCACTGGCGATACTGGATGTGTCACCGGATCTCGACATCAGCTTTAGCGATAAGCACCTGGATATTCGCGGCAAGCTGGATGTGCCCTCTGGCCATATCAAAATCGTGCAGCTGCCCGAGGGCGGCGTGGCCGAGTCCAGCGATGTGGTGTTCAATGACAGTTTGGCCAGTCAAGCCCAAGTAAAAGATCCCATTGCCGTCACCAGCCAGATAGCGGTCAAGGTAGGCGACAAGCTCACCATAGACGGCATGGGGCTCAGAGGCATGTTAGTCGGTACCCTGGAGCTGCGCCAGGCCGCCTTTAAGCCGCCGCTGCTCTATGGCGACATCAAGGTGGTTAACGGTAACTACAAATTTATGGGTCAGACACTGTCGATCAAGGCGGGCGAAGTGCAGTTTATCGGCCCCATGGCGGTGCCTAACCTGAATATCGAGGCGATCCGCGAGATCAAGGATGAAGATGTGGTCGCCGGGGTACGCATTACCGGCACGCCGCTAAAACCTGTGGTCACCCTCTTCTCCAATCCCGCCAAGGAGCAGGCGGAGATCCTCTCCTACATCATCAAGGGCACAGGGCTGAATAACTCAAGCTCAGATCAGAACAATGCCCTGATGATGGGCGCCGCCCTCACCCTGGGCAATCAGCTGGGGGATAACGCCTTTAGCAATCTTGGCAGCTCAGCCTCCGGCATCATAGAGAAGTTCGGCATCTCCAACGTGCAGTTCGACGCCAACGACGAAGGCAAGGTCGCCATCAGTGGCTTTATCGGCGAAGATCTCATGGTCAAATATGGTGTGGGGGTGTTCAACCCAGGCTATGAGATGACGGTGCGCTACTACCTGATGTCCCAGCTCTATCTGGAGAGCGTCTCGGGCACCATCTCCAAGACCCTGGATATCTACTACAACTTCGATATCGATTAG
- the fadR gene encoding fatty acid metabolism transcriptional regulator FadR yields MTTVPQVPVAPKDKDIIEAKGPASFAEKYIVRSIWEGKFPPGSILPAERELSELIGVTRTTLREVLQRLARDGWLTIQHGKPTRVNDIWETSGLNVLETIADLNPAGEPVLLEQLLSARTNISAIYFKGAVRYNPDKVLEALAPLATLKDDAKAFIEFDYQLHHTLAYHSGNPLYVLILNGFKGLYSRVGEEYFAIEKARELALDFYQALEALAKDHNHNDVPVLMRSYGINSGKVWQRYKANLMQSAEASKA; encoded by the coding sequence ATGACAACTGTCCCCCAAGTACCTGTAGCGCCTAAAGACAAAGATATTATTGAAGCGAAAGGTCCTGCGAGCTTTGCCGAAAAGTATATTGTTCGTTCGATTTGGGAGGGAAAGTTTCCACCCGGTTCCATTCTTCCTGCCGAGCGAGAACTGTCTGAACTGATTGGCGTGACACGTACGACGCTGCGTGAAGTGCTGCAGCGCCTCGCCCGTGACGGCTGGTTGACCATTCAACACGGTAAGCCGACACGAGTTAACGATATCTGGGAAACCTCGGGTCTGAACGTGCTGGAAACCATCGCCGATCTTAACCCTGCCGGTGAACCTGTGCTGCTGGAGCAGCTTTTATCTGCCCGCACCAACATCAGTGCCATCTATTTTAAGGGCGCCGTGCGTTACAACCCAGACAAGGTGCTTGAGGCGTTAGCGCCACTGGCCACCCTGAAAGATGATGCCAAGGCTTTTATCGAGTTCGATTACCAACTGCATCACACCCTGGCGTACCATTCCGGTAACCCTCTGTATGTGTTGATCCTCAACGGTTTCAAGGGCCTCTATAGCCGTGTGGGTGAAGAGTACTTTGCCATTGAGAAGGCCCGTGAGCTGGCGCTGGACTTCTATCAGGCGCTCGAAGCCCTGGCCAAAGATCACAACCACAACGACGTGCCTGTATTGATGCGTAGCTACGGCATCAACAGCGGCAAGGTGTGGCAGCGTTACAAGGCGAATCTGATGCAGTCGGCCGAGGCGAGCAAGGCTTAA